The Oligoflexus sp. genome contains the following window.
GGAAGCCGGCGGCAGCATTCATGTGGAATTAAAGCCTCACGTGACCATCTCTGATGAGGCCGCCCCCTTCCGTCTGCGCCTTGAACTGCCGCTTAGTCTCTTCTCACAGAAAATGGAGTGGGATGAGGCTTTGTCACGCAGCGCTTGAAGTCGCGCGCGTAACTTCGCTAAGATAAACGCTGGCCCGCGAACGCCTGTCGCAGAAGGAGGCTCTCCATGCTTATTCGCCGTCGCAACGGTCATGATATCAGCTCATCCGAAATCACGCCGGAAGGTGTCTACCACGACCGGCGCCGTTTCCTGCAGACCGCCAGTTCACTCGCTCTGGGATCTCTGATCCTGCCATGGGAAGACGTCCTGGCCGCGCCCGAAAAATACGCGTATGCCGATCTTCCTGGCGTCAAACCAAATCCAGCCTATCAGGACAAGGACCTGAAAAAACTCATCACCAAACCCGAGGATTTCAGCTCCTACAACAACTTCTATGAATTTGGCATGGACAAGGAAGATCCCAAGGCCAATTCCCGTAATTTCAAAACCAAACCTTGGACCATCAAGGTGCATGGCCTCGTCAGCAAACCGGCTGAATATCAACTTGAAGATTTCCTGAAACCCTTCGAACTTGAGGACCGCATCTATCGTTTCCGCTGCGTGGAGGCCTGGTCGATGGTGGTGCCCTGGGTGGGCATTCCCTTGCACAGGATCCTGAGTCGTGCACAACCGACCAGCGGAGCCAAATACGTCCTCTTTAAAACACTGATGGATCCGGCGCAATTTCCCGCGCAGAAAAGCAAAATACTCGACTGGCCCTATCAGGAGGGTCTGCGCCTCGACGAGGCCATGCATGACCTCACGCTATTGACCGTGGGCGCCTACGGCAAAGTCCTTCCGAATCAGAACGGAGCGCCGCTGCGTTTGATCGTTCCCTGGAAATACGGTTATAAAAGCATCAAATCCATCGTCTCCATTGAACTGGTCAGCGCCCAGCCCAAGACCTCGTGGGAAATCAGGGCCCCTGATGAATATCCCTTCTATTCGAACGTCAATCCCGAAGTTCCGCATCCACGCTGGTCGCAGAAAACCGAAAGGGTCCTGGGCACAGGCTTTTTCTCGGCGAAGCAGAAGACGCTGATGTTCAATGGCTATACCGATGCCGTGGCGTCGCTGTACAGCAAGTTTGATAATAGAAAACTTTATTAAAGGCTGGGATGCATGCGTGTTTGGTTTTGGCCTCTTTTCGTCGGCTCTTTGCTCCTGCCCCTGACAGCCCAAAGCAAGGGAAAAACCGAGCCGCACATCCTTGAGGGTGCGGCGCAGGGCAGCACCTGGCGCGTGCTGTATAACGGCAAGGAGCAGCCGGGTCTGCAGGCACTTGTGGAAAAGGAACTGGCGGCCTTTGATAAAATATTTTCAAACTATCGGCCTGACTCCGATATCAGTCGCTTCAACCAACAGAGCGGCAACGATTGGTTTGCCGTCGATCCCGACCTCGTGACGCTTGTCGATTATTCTCACAAGGTCAGCGAAAAAACCCGGGGCGCCTTTGACATCACCGTCGGGCCTTTGCTGAAAGTCTGGGGCTTCGGCCCTTTCAAAACCAAGGACCACAAGGTTCCCAGTGATGCCGACATCACAGCGGCGCAAAAGGAAGTCGATTATAAGAAACTTCTGAGCCGTAAAAAACCACCCGCTTTGAAAAAGCTGATTCCCCATCTTCATGTCGATCTTTCCGGTGTGGCCCAGGGCTACAGCGTGGATAAGATCGCGGGCTTTCTGGAAAAGCGCGGCATCAAGAGTTATATGGTGGAAATCGGCGGCGAGATTAAAACCAAGGGGAAAAAGCTTGACGGCAGCTCCTGGACTCTTGGCATCGACACGCCCGATAACAGCGGTGAGGTGGCCGCGGTGCTGAAGCTTGATGGACTTGCATTGACCACAGCCGGTGACTATCGGGAGTATTTTGAAAAGGACGGCAAGCGTTACAGTCACACCATAGATCCACGCACCGGTCGCCCGATTCAGCATGATCTGGCATCCGTGACCGTGATCGCGCCCATGACCTGGGAGGCGGATGCCTGGGACACAGCTCTCATGGTGCTGGGGCCGGAAGAAAGTCGCAAGATCCTGGCTCAGGAAAAACAGCTTTCTGTTTATATGATCCTGCATCAGGGACAAGGCTTTCGCACGGAAAGCCTCGGCGGTTTTCAGAAGTATCTCAGCGAGGACAGCAAGCGTTAGCCACTCGCTTGCGGCCGCTGGGGAAATCCGCATAGCAGTAGCCGCGTGGCGTTGGACTCGGATTCAGACCGCATTTGGCATCACTGCTGACGGGCGGCATAGTTGGAAGCTCGGGTTCCTGAACGGGTGATTCCGCGGACGCGGGCACATCACCAAGGGTCCATTCCACCGGATAGTGATCGGAGACCAGCTGCGCATCGGCCAGGGAAAGACCATAGGCCGTTTGAAAGTTAAAGGCTTTGGCGCTGCTGCTGGAACGCGGCAAGGTTCCAAAGGCCAGCACGCGATCGTAGGTGCACGAGGTATTGGCCACCGTGGTATCCGTGCCTTCCGGCAGCAAAGGGGTCACGGCATCAGCAAAGAGATCGAAACCCTGATTGGGATTGTAGTAACTGCAATCGGCATTCAGATCGCCGACTATGAAGATATTGCGATGGCCGAATCTTTCTTTGGCTTCGTTGTAAACTGGCGGCAGGGCGCCGAGTTCAGCCGCGACATCCGAGGGTGAGGTGTGAATGCCGATCATCGTGAAGGCATCCGCGCCGAAGCGGAAATGAGCCACATAGGGCTCGCGCTCGAATTTATTGCGGCTGTCATTGAAGACGTAAGCCTGGTCGGGCATCACCTTATCGGGATTATAAAGATAGGCGTACTGTTCCTTGGAGGCGGTGCGGCCCAGACGTTCGCTGACTATGATCTGATAATTCTTGGAGCTTTGTTGATTGAGGCGCTGAAGCAGTTCGTAGATGGCGGTGTCGTCAGAGTCGCGGATTTCCATGATGAAGACGAGATCATAGCGGTCGAGTATGCGGAGCAGGGTCGAGACGGCAGCGGCTTTCTTCATCTTGGACTGGCCAAAGATTTGTATGTTGAAGGAAGCCATTCGAAGCGGAGAGTCGGCCGCCCTTGCTCCTCCGCCGGGACTCCAGCACAGGAAAAAAAGGCAAAGACTCAAAAATAAAGGGACAGCCCCTTTTCGCAACACGGGTCTCATCAGGACTCCTGCTTCGAATTTTTCGATGGGTGACATCTACTCATAATCCACGAACTGGTCAATAGTTTCTATTCAAAGTTCATGTATGTCATATTGGGGTGTTGCATGATGCTGGAGTCGCGGATTATCAAGGGATCGGCCATTTGGGTCGGCCTATGGATACTCGGTTTTTCCCTTAACGCCCTTCTTCTGCAGCTCGGCATTCCCCTGCATGGGTCCTATTTTTCCAGTTTCATGCTGGGCCTTCGGGATCTTTTGATTCTGGGCATCAGCCTTTTTGTTTGGAAACGCTGGTTTCCGCAGCGCGCCCAGGAACAGAGCTGGAGGCCTTCGGGCCTGGATTTCGTGATGATCATGATCGGGCTGCTGGTGACCGCACTCTATTATCAAAGGCTCTTCATCATCGGCGAGCAGTCCTCGGACAGCGTTGTCATCCTGGAGCAACTGCAGTTTCGAACCCCGCCCAGGATTTTGACCCTGATAGCGTTTCAGCAGATCATGACCACTTTTTTTCTGCTCGACCTTTATCGGGAACGCTGGGGTGATCGGAAGGGTCTTTTGGTGACGGCGGCGGTTTTTTCGTTAAGCCATGTCTTTGGTGTGCTGATCAATAATCCGCTCAGCTTTGCGCTGCAGGTGACGGTCGGAAGTTTCATGGGCCTTATGATCTGGGGAACCTCGCGTCTCCGCTGGCGTTCCCCCTGGACGCCCTTTGTCCTGCATTATCTCTTCTATTTAAGCGCGCTGCTTGGCAAAGCCTGGAGCGGAGCGTAATTGCGCCATGAGCTGCTGCAGCCGCTGATCCTTGTCCTGATAAAGTTTCATGAGCCAGGCCGAACGACCTTCGGCATCAGCCGGCAGCGCCTCGATCGGATAGCGGGTGATTTCCACTGTCACAGGCGTGCCTTTGCCGGATAGAAGGTCCCAGAGCGTTGGCGCCGTCTCGGGGTAAGCTATCGTCAGATCATAGACGGCCTGCAGATGACCTTCGAGTCCTTCGAGCGTTGCCAAAAACCCGCGTACCCGCGGGATCAGCACATGCCGGGGAAGAGGCAGCCCACTCTTCTGCGCATAGTCCTGGGCTGCGGCCAGCTTGCTCGGCTTAATGCGCGTGCCTTCGGGATAGATGTTCACCCAAACCGGAACGCGATCTTTCTGAAATTTTCTGAGCTGTGCGACCACACGCGCCCGATCTTCGGCCCAGTTGCGTTTCATGAAGATGCACTCCAGAAACGCCATGCCCCAACCGGGACCTGGAACCCATTTCAAAACGTCCTTCACAAAGAATTTCATATCCCCGAGGCGTCGATACTCGCGACCGATGATGAGCTGGACGACGATGTCCACAGTGCTCTGATGGTTGGCCAGGACGAGCGCATTTTCATGATAAGGCAGGCGGTCCCCGATGAAATTCACCGACACGCCGCCGAAGGTCTGGGCCATAAAGCCTACATAAGACCAGTAGTGATGGGCCCAGAAATTATTATAGCGGCGGAACCATTTCAGACTGAAGGGCCTCCAAAGGATGCTGAGGGTCTGAAAGGCATTGATGACGAGCAGGGGCAGAAAAACGAAGATGCTAAAAAGAATGGCTCGGATGAAGCTCATACAGGACGCCTCCGGCGTAGACTCAGAAAGCGTCCATCGTATCACAGGGTCAAGGGCGAACGAAGAGAGGCAGTTGTACGGACTTCGCTTTAGAGCGTAGTCCCGCGGATGCCGAAGAGATAAAGCTGCGTATCGAGCTTCCATTTCGCGGCATCGTAGCGTTTATAGGATTCGTCCTGGCCTTCAAATACCTGATAGGAAGGCGTTCCCGTGACCTGCCGGTTGCCCGCACCTAAAAAGATTTGAAAGCCCGGGCGGAACATATAATTCACCTGTGCCATCACTTCTTTCACGACGAGTTTCGAGCGTTCCATCCGGCTGGCCGTGCAGCTTGCATCCGTTCCGCAATTGATACCGAAATCGCTGGCGCCATCACCCTCGGTGAAGCTGTAGCCCTCGCCCTGGTGGCCGGCGATCGAGAAACTGATCATGGCATCGGGAAAGAGATGCAGTTCGCCCACAGGGCCGCGATAATCGAATTGAGTGCGGCTGGCTCCCGCCTTGGTCCAATTTTTTTCCGCGGTATAAAAACCGACCTTCTGATAACCGACGGTGAAACCCACAAAACCCACGCGCACCAGCTGAAAGCCGGTTTTGATACGCAGGGCGCTATAGGATTCCTTGTTCCGCCATTCGCCTTTATCCACGCTCAGATCACCATGCACAGCGGCATTCACACCGTTCACGAACAGCGTTTTGCTGTTTGCAAGGAGCGGCGCGCTGAAGGCCAGCGTGATCGTGACAAGCAGCGAATTCTTACCCAAGGTCATCATCTCTCGTTCTCCCTTCAGCAGTGTCCAGACGGCCTTATGTTGCAAAGAGCGGTCCCCCGGTCGATGGACCAAAGTCCTCGAAAGAACAGGCCGGGGTTCATCCAGGGCTGATGCCCTGGACTACACTGTCATCACTTGCGACATTGTTACTTGGAAATTCGGGACTTAGGCAAGGCAAGAATCCTTGAAGGGGACCTTTTATTTAAGGCCCGTGAATCGCTTCAGCCGGTCACCCCAGCTGCTTTTGCCATCAGAATCCAGCTCGATGCCGGGATCCTTGGTGGCATTGTCTTCCGATGTGCCCTCGGGTCTGCGTCCGCCGCGACCACGGCCACCCCGGCGCCGGCGTTTTTTAAATTTTTTCTGTCCACCCTGGCCATTGTCCTGCGCGCTGCTTTCTTCATTGAGGCGCGGGAAGTCGCCCCATTCAAAGGTATAGACCTCATCGGCCAGCGAGATCAGGTCCCGGTGCACGGTATTGGCGTGTCCACACCAAAGGGAAACGGTGACGCCGTGTTCCTTGGCGGCTTCGACCGCAGGCACGAAATCACTGTCGCCGGCAACCAGGACGGCATGCTGAATATGTCCGGCTGCGGCATGGCGCACAAGGTCCACAGACAAAAGAACGTCCACGCGTTTTTGTTCGTAGTACTCGCGCTGACCTTCCCAACGTTTCTGCAGCTTGCCCAAACGAATGGCCCAACGCCCCAAACTCAAAAGATTTTCGACGAAGCTCTTATGAACTTCCATGCGTTTCAATTCATCTTCGGTTGGTTCCGGCGACATATAAGGGGCGCAGTCGTAGTAGTAGCAACGAAGCAGATCGAGCGGAAAAGATGAGCGCAGGGGATTTAGAAAATAGTCAGCCATGTCAGCATAATCAGGATCGATCTTATGCATTTTGAACTGAGTTCTCACATAGGCCCCATCGATAAAGATAGCGGCTCTCAAATGTACCTCCTTGGTTCCGTATCACGGGAGTGCGAGCGGATACGTGTCATACAGGCTGATTCTAACAGCCTCGGTCCTGTTATTCATACACGAAAGGGACCGGAGCTTCAAACCCGCCTCGTAATCATAGCATGAATCCAGGGCCTGCCTGTTATGGCAAAGTTTCCTGCCACTGGCCCAGGAACTTCTCCGCGCCCTGCTTGATCGCATCCAGGCGATTGGATTGAATGCGTTCGATCACATCCACCAGATAATGGGCCGCGACGATTCTTGGGATAAATACGTAGGACGCCCCCTGCGCATACATCAGCCGGGCGGCGTCGATGGTTTCGGCCGTCACGATATGCAGGGCCTGAGGCGCCAGCTCCTGCAGCGTCCGCAAAAGCTTCAAATTGCTCGTGCCTTTGAAAAGATGATCCGGCACCGTGGAAATGATGATGGCCGCTTTATCCAGATGCAGGTGCCGTAGGGTTTCACTATGGGCGACGTCTCCATAGACTGCCTGCACATTGCGTTCGTGAAGCTTGGCCAGGGTCTCGGGATTATAATCGACGACCAGAAGGTCCTGAAGAAAAGTCTGCGTGTGCCGGCGGGTCAGTTCTTCCAGAAACGAACTGGCCTCCCGATAAAAGCCGAGCAGTATGATGCGCGGCACCTTGTGCTCGGGCTCGGTCTTGGATTCATCCGGGGTTTTCGCTTCCTTGAAGCGGAAGCGATCGAACCAGGGACTCAGAAGATTATGAATGACATGAACCTTCGGCATCAGGACCGAGGAGAGAAGAAAACTGGCGACCAGGGTCAGAATACAGGCCGATAGAAAATCCCGCGACACATGCCCAAGGCTGACTCCAAGGGTGGCGAGCACCAGGGAAAATTCCGACATCTGTCCGAGGTTGATGGCCGGCACCAGACTGCCGCGCGATCCATAACCTAAAAACATGAGGACCGGGGACACGGTCAGCAGCCGACTGAAGACCACGAAGAAGGTCAACCAGCCTGCGAGTGTCAGGACGTGGGCCGTGGGGCTCGGGATCTGCATGCCGAGCGCCACAAAAAAAAGCGTGATGAAAAAATCCCGCAGGCTCGTGATCTTGGCCGCGATGTCGGTGTGATAAGGAAACGAGGCGATGCTGATGCCCGCGACCAGCGCTCCCATTTCCCGCGACAGCTGCATGACACCGGCCAGTCCGCTGATCCCAAAGCACCAGCCCATGGCGGCGACCAGGACGAGTTCGGGCTGCTTGCCTATTCTTTGAAAGATATGCGGCAGGACATAGCGCGCCATGAGCCAGCTCGCGACGATCAGAGACATCGCCTTGGCCAGTGAAAGAAAGATGGTGTCCATGGCCAATTGATTGAGCTTCGGCTGCAAAGCCAGAAAACTGATGGCCCAAAGGTCCTGTAAAACAAGGATGCCGAGCGTGATGCGCGAGGTCATCAGATCGAGTTCGAGTCGATCGCTCAGTATCTTGACGACCACCAGCGTCGAGGACAAGGACCCCACGATCGCCAGATAGGTGAGCGTATAATCATGACCGCGGTTCTGATAGCCCAAAAGATAGAACATGCCGGCGGCCAGCGCAGCGCAACCTGCGAACTGGCTGACGCCGTTGATCATCACCGCGCGGCCGGCGCGCATGAGTTTGCGCAGATCGATCTCAAGACCCAGGATGAACATCAGGAGCACGAGACCAATTTCCGAGAGCGTGGCTATGCTTTGCGGATTTTGCACAAGGCTCAGTCCCAGACTCGGCCCCAGGATCAAACCCGCAGCAAGATAGGCCAGGACCAGAGGCAGGCGCAGAAGGTAAGCGGGCAAGCCCAAAGCCGTGGCGCCCAGAATGGATAAGGCCACATCAGTCAGCAGCGAATGATCATCCATGCAGTCTAAAGTCCTTTGTGCGCGTTAAGGAACGCGTCCCGTCGCGTCCGGACGTTCTGTTCAATATCGTAATAGAAGAGAGCGTAGTCATCGAGATGATAGTTTCCGCCAAGGCTCAGGTCGAGCCACGCATCGACATCATCGACGAGCAGGACGCTGTTTTCGCAGCGGGCCGTGATCTTCAGACCTGGATTCTTTCGCAAACGCGCGCCGTGATGCTGCTCAAGGCTCGTCTTCTGACCATCCAGACGCCAGGATACAGGATTTACGCAAACAAATTCACCGGACACACTATGATAGCCTGATTCCTGTGGCCAGACAGCCCGGCTGAAAAATTTTTCAGGACTGGTCGTTTCCTTGAAAGTCGACCAGCCGATCAAACAACCGATCTGGTCCGGGGCCGAGCAGACGGGAATCCCGGGCATGAACTGCTTCAGACTCTCTTTATGAATCGGGGTTCCGATCAAATAGGCCGCGACCAGCCGCCTCTGGAGGTCCTTGCCGGCGATTTTTTCCTGCAGAAGACGCAGGCCATGCTCGGCCCCTTGACTGTGTGCGGCTATCAGAAAGGGAGCCTCGGCGGGGCCTTCGGCCAAAAACTGCTCAAAGGCTCGCTTCACATCCGAATAGGCGACCGATCGCGCAGGAAATCCGCCTTCCGTCTTCCAATAGGCCGCAAGCGTCGCCTGCCGGTAGTGAGGCGCATAAACCATGCAGCAGTCCTGAAAGAGCGAAGCCTGGCGCTCCCTGGTCCATCGGAAGCGATCGGTGGATGCGGCGTCGCCGGGATTTTCATTCCACGCCAAAGGACTGCGAAAGGTGGTGGGATGAATCCAAAAAACCCGCAGGCGGTCGGGGGCCGCGGCGGCTCCCGCATCTTTTTTGGGATGCATGGCCCAGGACTTCAGATGCGTATAATCGGGGGCCGCGGGGATCTCGTCAGGTTTGAAGTCCACGATGGGCGTGAACAGAAAAAATATGATCGGGATGCGAAGACTGTAGAGGACACCACCACAAACGAGGATCAGGATCCCCGGAGTGATCCATTTGCGCCAGTTCAAAAGCCGCCCCTTTTTGTTGGTTCAGCCCTTATTTTACGGCAATCCCAGATAAATTCCCACCTTAGGCTAAAAGTTCGGTGGCGGCCTCGATCTCTTCGCAGAACGTCGCCTGAACCCGCTGACGAAAGCGATAGATTTGCGACGAAACCGTACCTTTCGAGGTTTGGGTCATGGCGGCGATCTCATGAATCTTATAACCGTTCTGATAATGCATCTTAAAGAAGCGGGATTCGGGACGTTCGTGGATGGCATCCACCATTTTTTCAATCAAGGCGCGCTGCAGGCGGTCCTTGCGTTCTTCGCAGGCATCAGGAATGCTCTCGAAGAACTCCGCTTGAAAATCCCGCGCATACCTTTTATTCCGCCGATAGGCATCCACATGAAGATTCCGGGCCACTGTTATGAAAAGGCGCCGGTAGTCGCCTTCTGGATTTTTTTGAAGGAGCGGATAGCAGCGCAGAAAAGTTTCCTGGATGATGTCTTCACAGTCTTCCGGGTTCACGCCTCTTTTCATCAGAAACGATTTCAGAGCGTCCTGATGTTTCAGAAAACTTTGCGCAAAGCTCCGCCGTAAGCCCTTATTCATGGCTTTCTCCCTTGAGTGCATTGTCTGGATTGATGCGGGCAGGAACCTGCCTCACATTCAAACTAACACCAGGGCTTCCATGGGGAATAGTAGATACTCTTAAGAAGAGTCCCGGGATTTTAAGTAAAACTTACAGGTATCGCGTCTACTTGACTTACATTGGGCGAGGTCGGGGGATGCGGAAGGAACCGAAGCCCTAAGGCCCCGGTTTTTTAGACAGAAATTAGTGAACAGGACGGCTCAGCATGCGCGGAGCATCGGCCGACAGACGGGCATCAAAGGGAGTCCCTGCCTGGCACGAAGGATCCACCAGGAACGAACCGAGGTTGGTCACACGGCGCGGCATATCATCAAGTTTCAGGTGATTCGACATCGCCGCCTGACCCAGAGGCTGGAAGGGCGAGATGTGATAGAAACCGTCGATCACGTTTTGATCACTCGAATGACAGCCGTTACAGGTATTGATGTTGAAGGCGCGGGCTTTCTGGGCGTCGCCGCCGACAGTCCACTGCGGGGCGTTTCCAGCCACATGGGCCTTCACGCCTTTGAGGTTGGCGGGGATCTCATAATTATTCTGAATGATGCTATCAAGGCTCAGGCTGCTGACAAAGCGATTCAGGTCGCTGCTGTTGTTCGCCGTGATCTTAGGCGTCTTCTTCACATCAACCATGACAAGGCGCGCGCCTGTTCCACCCAGCGCCGGCTGCAGATTGAATTCACGCAGCTCCCAGGGATTGCCGAAGGCGATTTCGTTGGTCCGCGCCTGGCCGAGCCGAGCCTGGATAAAGCCGTTCTGCCCCCGATGCGTGAACATGCGGGTGATCTGGGCCAGGCTGCGCACATAACTGTCACCGGACTGGGCCGCGAGATCATGCCAGAGTTTGGCCCAGCGGCTGATGTCGCTGTCGCTGCCGACCGAGATTTTATATTCGAAGATCAGGGTGAACGGACGGGCATTGACGCTCGCGTCCTGAGGACGATCGGTGGAACGCTCCAGGAGGGCGAAGACCAAACGCGCTTCACCGGCATCACCTACGACCAAGGGATTTCTGAGATCCAGACGGTTGGTGATACCGATCAGGCGGAAGGGAGCGATCGAAAGATCCAGACCTTCCACGCCACGGGCTTCCGAAGCCTGTTTCCATTCGGTCAGAACAAGGTTGAAATCAGGACGCGGGC
Protein-coding sequences here:
- the msrP gene encoding protein-methionine-sulfoxide reductase catalytic subunit MsrP, yielding MLIRRRNGHDISSSEITPEGVYHDRRRFLQTASSLALGSLILPWEDVLAAPEKYAYADLPGVKPNPAYQDKDLKKLITKPEDFSSYNNFYEFGMDKEDPKANSRNFKTKPWTIKVHGLVSKPAEYQLEDFLKPFELEDRIYRFRCVEAWSMVVPWVGIPLHRILSRAQPTSGAKYVLFKTLMDPAQFPAQKSKILDWPYQEGLRLDEAMHDLTLLTVGAYGKVLPNQNGAPLRLIVPWKYGYKSIKSIVSIELVSAQPKTSWEIRAPDEYPFYSNVNPEVPHPRWSQKTERVLGTGFFSAKQKTLMFNGYTDAVASLYSKFDNRKLY
- a CDS encoding FAD:protein FMN transferase; translation: MRVWFWPLFVGSLLLPLTAQSKGKTEPHILEGAAQGSTWRVLYNGKEQPGLQALVEKELAAFDKIFSNYRPDSDISRFNQQSGNDWFAVDPDLVTLVDYSHKVSEKTRGAFDITVGPLLKVWGFGPFKTKDHKVPSDADITAAQKEVDYKKLLSRKKPPALKKLIPHLHVDLSGVAQGYSVDKIAGFLEKRGIKSYMVEIGGEIKTKGKKLDGSSWTLGIDTPDNSGEVAAVLKLDGLALTTAGDYREYFEKDGKRYSHTIDPRTGRPIQHDLASVTVIAPMTWEADAWDTALMVLGPEESRKILAQEKQLSVYMILHQGQGFRTESLGGFQKYLSEDSKR
- a CDS encoding endonuclease/exonuclease/phosphatase family protein, translating into MSPIEKFEAGVLMRPVLRKGAVPLFLSLCLFFLCWSPGGGARAADSPLRMASFNIQIFGQSKMKKAAAVSTLLRILDRYDLVFIMEIRDSDDTAIYELLQRLNQQSSKNYQIIVSERLGRTASKEQYAYLYNPDKVMPDQAYVFNDSRNKFEREPYVAHFRFGADAFTMIGIHTSPSDVAAELGALPPVYNEAKERFGHRNIFIVGDLNADCSYYNPNQGFDLFADAVTPLLPEGTDTTVANTSCTYDRVLAFGTLPRSSSSAKAFNFQTAYGLSLADAQLVSDHYPVEWTLGDVPASAESPVQEPELPTMPPVSSDAKCGLNPSPTPRGYCYADFPSGRKRVANACCPR
- a CDS encoding type II CAAX prenyl endopeptidase Rce1 family protein, whose protein sequence is MMLESRIIKGSAIWVGLWILGFSLNALLLQLGIPLHGSYFSSFMLGLRDLLILGISLFVWKRWFPQRAQEQSWRPSGLDFVMIMIGLLVTALYYQRLFIIGEQSSDSVVILEQLQFRTPPRILTLIAFQQIMTTFFLLDLYRERWGDRKGLLVTAAVFSLSHVFGVLINNPLSFALQVTVGSFMGLMIWGTSRLRWRSPWTPFVLHYLFYLSALLGKAWSGA
- a CDS encoding lysophospholipid acyltransferase family protein, which translates into the protein MSFIRAILFSIFVFLPLLVINAFQTLSILWRPFSLKWFRRYNNFWAHHYWSYVGFMAQTFGGVSVNFIGDRLPYHENALVLANHQSTVDIVVQLIIGREYRRLGDMKFFVKDVLKWVPGPGWGMAFLECIFMKRNWAEDRARVVAQLRKFQKDRVPVWVNIYPEGTRIKPSKLAAAQDYAQKSGLPLPRHVLIPRVRGFLATLEGLEGHLQAVYDLTIAYPETAPTLWDLLSGKGTPVTVEITRYPIEALPADAEGRSAWLMKLYQDKDQRLQQLMAQLRSAPGFAKQRA
- a CDS encoding NYN domain-containing protein translates to MRAAIFIDGAYVRTQFKMHKIDPDYADMADYFLNPLRSSFPLDLLRCYYYDCAPYMSPEPTEDELKRMEVHKSFVENLLSLGRWAIRLGKLQKRWEGQREYYEQKRVDVLLSVDLVRHAAAGHIQHAVLVAGDSDFVPAVEAAKEHGVTVSLWCGHANTVHRDLISLADEVYTFEWGDFPRLNEESSAQDNGQGGQKKFKKRRRRGGRGRGGRRPEGTSEDNATKDPGIELDSDGKSSWGDRLKRFTGLK
- a CDS encoding cation:proton antiporter, which encodes MDDHSLLTDVALSILGATALGLPAYLLRLPLVLAYLAAGLILGPSLGLSLVQNPQSIATLSEIGLVLLMFILGLEIDLRKLMRAGRAVMINGVSQFAGCAALAAGMFYLLGYQNRGHDYTLTYLAIVGSLSSTLVVVKILSDRLELDLMTSRITLGILVLQDLWAISFLALQPKLNQLAMDTIFLSLAKAMSLIVASWLMARYVLPHIFQRIGKQPELVLVAAMGWCFGISGLAGVMQLSREMGALVAGISIASFPYHTDIAAKITSLRDFFITLFFVALGMQIPSPTAHVLTLAGWLTFFVVFSRLLTVSPVLMFLGYGSRGSLVPAINLGQMSEFSLVLATLGVSLGHVSRDFLSACILTLVASFLLSSVLMPKVHVIHNLLSPWFDRFRFKEAKTPDESKTEPEHKVPRIILLGFYREASSFLEELTRRHTQTFLQDLLVVDYNPETLAKLHERNVQAVYGDVAHSETLRHLHLDKAAIIISTVPDHLFKGTSNLKLLRTLQELAPQALHIVTAETIDAARLMYAQGASYVFIPRIVAAHYLVDVIERIQSNRLDAIKQGAEKFLGQWQETLP
- a CDS encoding DUF3089 domain-containing protein, with the protein product MNWRKWITPGILILVCGGVLYSLRIPIIFFLFTPIVDFKPDEIPAAPDYTHLKSWAMHPKKDAGAAAAPDRLRVFWIHPTTFRSPLAWNENPGDAASTDRFRWTRERQASLFQDCCMVYAPHYRQATLAAYWKTEGGFPARSVAYSDVKRAFEQFLAEGPAEAPFLIAAHSQGAEHGLRLLQEKIAGKDLQRRLVAAYLIGTPIHKESLKQFMPGIPVCSAPDQIGCLIGWSTFKETTSPEKFFSRAVWPQESGYHSVSGEFVCVNPVSWRLDGQKTSLEQHHGARLRKNPGLKITARCENSVLLVDDVDAWLDLSLGGNYHLDDYALFYYDIEQNVRTRRDAFLNAHKGL
- a CDS encoding sigma-70 family RNA polymerase sigma factor produces the protein MNKGLRRSFAQSFLKHQDALKSFLMKRGVNPEDCEDIIQETFLRCYPLLQKNPEGDYRRLFITVARNLHVDAYRRNKRYARDFQAEFFESIPDACEERKDRLQRALIEKMVDAIHERPESRFFKMHYQNGYKIHEIAAMTQTSKGTVSSQIYRFRQRVQATFCEEIEAATELLA